One genomic window of Actinoplanes lobatus includes the following:
- a CDS encoding helix-turn-helix domain-containing protein, giving the protein MTTPGSGSTVPRRQLGRKLRELREARQLTMTEAIAALEWSKPRLWRYETGQVPIHPNDVGVMCQLYGADTALTEALKELARQSKSRGWWQDYADIPEWFQLFLGMESAASRIRHFESEVIPGLVQSPAYARAIIVAAALAGEPSPEVVDLRAAVRQKRQQILTRREPKAAHLEIILSEAALLRGFSSQVMVDQLSNLLALGERPNLSIRVMPLAAGLHKGFHGPFVILEFPRETSARDPEPTTIYQEHPTGSLYLDKPSEVGMYESIWNDLDKRAADQIDSRKLIGDIKERWSRE; this is encoded by the coding sequence GTGACAACGCCCGGAAGCGGATCAACGGTTCCACGCCGACAACTCGGGAGGAAGTTGAGGGAACTACGCGAAGCTCGCCAGCTGACGATGACGGAGGCGATCGCCGCTCTCGAATGGAGCAAACCCCGCCTCTGGCGTTACGAGACAGGTCAGGTGCCGATTCATCCGAACGATGTCGGCGTCATGTGTCAGCTCTACGGAGCCGACACAGCCCTCACCGAGGCGCTGAAGGAACTCGCCCGGCAATCGAAGTCTCGCGGTTGGTGGCAGGACTACGCCGACATCCCGGAGTGGTTCCAACTCTTTCTCGGCATGGAATCAGCCGCCTCCCGGATTCGCCACTTCGAGTCCGAGGTGATCCCCGGACTGGTACAGAGCCCGGCTTACGCACGAGCGATCATCGTTGCCGCAGCGTTGGCCGGCGAGCCGAGTCCTGAGGTGGTGGACCTACGTGCCGCGGTTCGGCAGAAGCGGCAACAGATCCTCACCCGGCGCGAACCCAAGGCAGCCCATTTGGAGATCATCCTCAGCGAGGCGGCTCTCCTCAGAGGCTTCAGCTCGCAAGTGATGGTCGATCAGTTGAGCAATCTGCTCGCCCTCGGTGAGCGCCCGAACCTCAGCATCCGAGTCATGCCACTGGCTGCGGGGCTACACAAGGGCTTCCACGGCCCGTTTGTGATCCTGGAATTCCCAAGGGAGACCTCGGCTCGCGATCCGGAGCCGACAACGATCTATCAGGAACACCCGACGGGCAGCCTCTACCTGGACAAGCCCAGCGAGGTCGGCATGTATGAATCCATCTGGAACGACCTCGACAAGAGGGCTGCCGATCAAATCGATTCACGAAAGCTGATCGGCGATATCAAGGAAAGGTGGTCGCGTGAGTGA
- a CDS encoding SAM-dependent methyltransferase — MTDSDAAKLDTSVPHSARVWNYWLGGKDNFPVDRAVGDDFANLYPDITVVARHSRAFLKRAVTFLVQERGIRQFLDIGTGMPTAENTHQVAQAAAADARIVYVDNDPLVLVHARALLTSTPEGKTDYVDANLHEPAEIIEAARDTLNFDEPVCLILMNILGHVPDLDQAVSIVRQLLAELPPGSYFLTADGTNVIDGPAFEEAIGVWNANAPLSYHLRHPDQLSRFIEGLEVLEPGLVPCSKWRPAADAAGENLREVDEFGAVARKP; from the coding sequence ATGACCGACAGTGACGCGGCCAAGCTCGACACGAGCGTGCCGCACTCGGCCCGGGTGTGGAACTACTGGCTCGGTGGGAAGGACAACTTCCCGGTGGACCGGGCGGTCGGTGACGACTTCGCGAATCTGTACCCGGACATCACCGTGGTGGCGCGGCACTCGCGGGCGTTCCTGAAGCGGGCGGTCACGTTCCTGGTCCAGGAGCGGGGGATCCGCCAGTTCCTGGACATCGGCACCGGCATGCCGACCGCGGAGAACACGCACCAGGTGGCGCAGGCCGCGGCCGCCGACGCGCGGATCGTCTACGTCGACAACGACCCGCTGGTGCTGGTGCACGCGCGGGCGCTGCTGACCAGCACGCCCGAGGGGAAGACCGACTACGTCGACGCCAACCTGCACGAGCCCGCCGAGATCATCGAGGCGGCGCGGGACACGCTGAACTTCGACGAGCCGGTCTGTCTCATCCTCATGAACATTCTCGGTCACGTGCCCGATCTTGATCAGGCCGTGTCGATCGTCCGGCAGTTGCTCGCGGAGCTGCCGCCGGGCAGCTACTTCCTCACCGCCGACGGGACGAACGTGATCGACGGCCCGGCGTTCGAGGAGGCGATCGGGGTGTGGAACGCGAACGCCCCGCTGTCGTACCACCTGCGCCACCCCGACCAGCTCAGCCGCTTCATCGAGGGCCTGGAGGTCCTGGAGCCCGGCCTGGTGCCGTGCTCGAAGTGGCGCCCGGCCGCCGACGCCGCCGGCGAGAACCTGCGCGAGGTCGACGAGTTCGGCGCGGTCGCCCGCAAGCCCTGA
- a CDS encoding putative bifunctional diguanylate cyclase/phosphodiesterase produces the protein MRHRSRRLMFGSLIASLALLSGLALVDSQRHARIVEDIAHAGDQVSAYQDAAYLSAREMSLLRASAANPRSAERRQVLGADTEAYQATLRIAELNPEATTVVQRQIHLRQVIIGYLSMLDHGKITEARESLETAIAPTYRRNAAKLLELRNRYQQEYDQRVADARHDSRRLLLAAVFTFVLSLIVIALFVWNSRAHRRQVETMATTDMLTGLPNRIAFTEHLHRALAVAPPDRTAPGVTVLTVNINGFRHVNDQLGPHVGDRLLAEAGRRLSTVVRDTDMVARTGGDEFAIMLRDLDPARAEDVAARLREAFDEPFQLDDVTVDLEISIGAATAADGDDVSTLLGNADSALHDAKEQHDGYRRFTGHSAQDSTDRLTLLGDLRRALTDASQFTLHYQPKIGLGGAGGLVGVEALARWHHPARGPVPPGQFVPVLESTSLIHPFTERVLTIALQQAREWLDAGHRIPVAVNLSTRSLLDESFTDRLAALLASTGVPGELLCIEITEHTVMSDPSTTIEALNRVRALGVKTSIDDFGTGYSSMTYLKLLPVDELKIDRSFVADMVTDPSSRALVASSVDLAHNLGLTVVAEGVEDAATAEALAALSCDTAQGYHFARPQSAADLTAGLPQRQPA, from the coding sequence ATGAGGCACCGTTCCCGCCGGTTGATGTTCGGCTCCCTGATCGCGTCGCTGGCGCTGCTGTCCGGGCTGGCCCTGGTGGACAGTCAGCGGCACGCCCGCATCGTCGAGGACATCGCCCACGCCGGCGACCAGGTGTCGGCCTACCAGGACGCCGCGTACCTGTCGGCGCGGGAGATGTCGCTGCTCCGGGCGAGTGCCGCCAACCCGCGGAGCGCGGAGCGGCGCCAGGTGCTCGGCGCGGACACCGAGGCCTACCAGGCGACGCTGCGGATCGCCGAGCTCAACCCGGAGGCGACGACCGTCGTCCAGCGGCAGATCCACCTGCGCCAGGTGATCATCGGGTATCTGTCGATGCTGGACCATGGCAAGATCACCGAGGCGCGGGAGTCGCTGGAGACCGCGATCGCCCCCACCTACCGGCGCAACGCCGCCAAGCTGCTCGAACTGCGCAACCGCTACCAGCAGGAGTACGACCAGCGGGTGGCCGACGCCCGCCACGACTCCCGGCGGCTGCTGCTCGCCGCCGTCTTCACGTTCGTGCTGAGCCTGATCGTGATCGCGCTGTTCGTCTGGAACAGCCGCGCGCACCGCCGCCAGGTGGAGACGATGGCCACGACCGACATGCTCACCGGGCTGCCGAACCGGATCGCGTTCACCGAGCACCTGCATCGGGCGCTGGCCGTCGCCCCGCCCGACCGTACGGCGCCCGGCGTCACCGTGCTGACCGTCAACATCAACGGCTTCCGGCACGTCAACGACCAGCTCGGCCCGCACGTCGGTGACCGGCTGCTGGCCGAGGCGGGCCGGCGACTGTCCACCGTGGTGCGCGACACCGACATGGTGGCCCGCACCGGCGGCGACGAGTTCGCGATCATGCTGCGCGACCTGGACCCGGCCCGGGCCGAGGACGTGGCGGCCCGGCTGCGGGAGGCCTTCGACGAGCCGTTCCAGCTCGACGACGTCACCGTGGACCTGGAGATCAGCATCGGCGCGGCCACGGCGGCCGACGGCGACGACGTGAGCACCCTGCTCGGGAACGCCGACAGCGCCCTGCACGACGCGAAGGAACAGCACGACGGGTACCGCCGGTTCACCGGACACTCCGCACAGGACAGCACCGACCGGCTCACCCTGCTCGGCGACCTGCGGCGGGCGCTGACCGACGCGTCCCAGTTCACCCTCCACTACCAGCCCAAGATCGGCCTCGGCGGAGCCGGCGGCCTGGTCGGCGTCGAGGCGCTGGCCCGCTGGCACCACCCGGCCCGCGGCCCCGTCCCGCCCGGCCAGTTCGTGCCGGTGCTGGAGAGCACCAGCCTGATCCACCCGTTCACCGAGCGGGTCCTCACCATCGCCCTCCAGCAGGCCCGGGAATGGCTGGACGCCGGCCACCGCATCCCGGTCGCCGTCAACCTGTCCACCCGCAGCCTGCTCGACGAGTCATTCACGGACCGGCTGGCCGCCTTGCTGGCGTCCACCGGGGTGCCCGGGGAGCTGCTGTGCATCGAGATCACCGAACACACGGTCATGTCCGATCCCAGCACCACGATCGAGGCCCTGAACCGGGTGCGCGCCCTCGGGGTCAAAACCTCGATCGACGATTTCGGTACGGGCTACTCGTCGATGACGTACCTCAAGCTGCTGCCGGTCGACGAACTGAAGATCGACCGCTCGTTCGTGGCCGACATGGTCACCGATCCGAGCAGCCGTGCACTGGTCGCCTCGTCGGTCGACCTGGCCCACAACCTGGGCCTCACGGTCGTCGCGGAGGGTGTGGAGGACGCGGCCACGGCGGAGGCGCTGGCCGCCCTGAGCTGTGACACCGCCCAGGGCTACCACTTCGCCCGGCCTCAGTCGGCCGCCGACCTGACCGCCGGCCTGCCACAGCGGCAGCCGGCATGA